In the genome of Pusillimonas sp. T7-7, the window AGGCCTTTCATGATTTTGTGCGGTCTCATGCGGACGAGGTTTCGGGGTGCAGCCTTGAAACGCAAGCCTCCGATCAGGGCGCACTCACCGCGGCCTTGCAAGCTTTGCGAAGCCGCGCGGCTGCTGCATCCGGCAGTACAGGGGCGGCCGGCGTACCCGCTGTGATTGCGGCCAATGCGGTCGTTACCTTGCGCATCGTTGAAGCTGTTGCGCAACTGGGCTGGCGGCTGGGCGACGATATTGGATTGTTGGGCATTGACGACACGCCCTGGGCGCCTTATATCGGACCGGGTATCAGCACGGTGTCTCAGCCCACGACTGAGTTGGGCCGTCTTGCCGCGCACTGCTTGATACAGCGCCTGCAAGGAATGGATGAGCCGGCTCGGCAGATGTTGTTGCAGGGCAAACTCATGGCGCGTGGCTCGACATGTGCGGCAGGGGCCATTTAGCGCCCTTGGCCTTGGGCTGCGGCATAGCCGGGCAGGCCTGCAACACGGCCAAAAAATTTCTTCTTGCAAACAGCTGATATAATTTTGCGCTACTTCTACTGAAGTATGAAACCGGTTTCATCGGCGAAGGCCAGCATTCGACAGCATCCAGATGCAGGCGCTAATACCTTGTGTAGGTATTTTTTCTATCGCGCGGTATGCTTTGATCGCCGGCAATACCTAAGGTTCAAACAACGTGAATTACACCTTTCAATTTGGCCCGGTTTTCGACGCCTGGCCTTTGCTGCTACATGGCACCTGGATGACGGTCCAGCTGTCCTTTATGGCGATGCTGTTGGGCTTGCTGCTGGCCGTTGTTTGCGCCTGGGGTAAAACGGCGGGGCCTGCACCCGTGCGCTGGCTGATCAATATCTACATTGAAGTCATCCGCAACACGCCTTTCCTGATCCAGCTTTTTTTCTTTTTCTTTGCCTTGCCTGCGGCAGGTGTGCGCTGGTCGCCCTATACGGCTGCCTTGGTCGCCATGGTGTTCAACCTGGGGGCATACGCCACAGAAATCGTGCGTGCCGGTATCGAGTCCATACCCAAGGGCCAGATTGAAGCAGGGCTGGCGCTGAATCTGTCGCGGCTGGAGGTCTTCCGGTTTGTGGTGCTCAAGCCCGCCTTGAAAGCCATCTATCCCGCCCTGACCAGCCAGTTCATCTTGCTGATGCTGGCTTCCAGCGTGGTGTCGGTGATTTCCGCCGACGACCTGACTTCGGTGGCCGCCAACCTGCAGTCCGAAACTTTCCGCAGCTTTGAGATTTATATCGTGGTTACCGGTATCTACCTGTTGCTGACCTTGGCTTTTACCTTTGTGTTCCGTCTGGCTTATCAGTGGAGCCTTAACTATCCGGACCGTCGATAATGCGTACTTTTGGCTATTCCGATTTCTGGTTCATTCTTGAAGCCGCGCAATGGACCATAGCGCTGTCCCTGATGGCTTTCGTGGGTGGTGGCATTGTGGGGCTGATCATTGCTCTGTCGCGTACCAGCGAAAGCAAATTGGCGCAGGCCTTGTCCATGGGATTCATTCAGCTGTTTCGCGGTACGCCGCTGCTGCTGCAATTGTTCCTGGTGTTTTTTGGTGCGCCGGTTATTGGTCTGGACATCAACCCGTGGTTTGCCGCGGCAGTGGCCCTGACGCTTAACAGTGGGGCCTTTCTGGGCGAAATCTGGCGTGGCTGCATCCAGGCCATTCCGAGTGGCCAATGGGAGGCCGCCGAGGCGCTGGGCCTGAATTATCGCCACAAAATGCGCGATGTAGTGCTGCCGCAGGCCCTGAAAATAGCCGTGCCTCCAACGGTTGGCTATTTGGTCCAGATCGTCAAAGGCACTTCATTGGCGGCGATTATCGGGTTTACGGAATTGACCCGTGCCGGCCAGATCATCAATAACGCCACCTTCCAGCCCATGATGGTATTCACCGTGGTGGCCATCATCTACTTTTTTCTGTGCTGGCCGCTGTCCATGCTGGCCTCTTATATGGAAAGGCGTCTTGCGCTGTCGCTGGCGCGATAGTGCAAAACCCGCTCCACTTTTGATTAATGTTTTAGTCCAACCCCGGAGACATAATATGTTTTTGACTAAGAAGATTCGTAGTGTTGCAGGCGCTGCCTTGCTGGCAACTTGCACCGTGTTCGCGTTGGGTAGCAGCGCAGCCGTGGCCGAAACCATCGACGAGGTGAAAGAAAAAGGCGAACTCACGGTCGGCATGCTGGTCGATTTCCCCCCGTATGGCATTTTGAACACTGAAAACAAGCCCGATGGCTATGACGCCGATGTGGCGCGTCAGCTGGCCAAAGAGCTGGGTGTCAAGGTCAATATTGTGCCGGTAACCGGTCCCAACCGCATTCCTTTCCTGCTGACCAACAAGGTTGATCTGCTGGTGGCTTCGCTGGCCATCACGCCTGAGCGCGCCAAGCAGGTTCAGTTTTCCGACCCTTATTCCGCGGCGCAGATTGTTGTGTTCGGCGGTAAAGACACCAAGATCGCCAAGGCTGAAGACCTCTCTGGCTTGCGCATAGGCGTGGCCCGTGCAAGTACGCAGGATATCGCCGTAACCAAGATCTCCCCCAAAGATGCCAACATCCGCCGTTTCGACGATGATGCTTCGGCCATGCAGGCGCTGCTTTCGGGCCAGGTCGACGCCATCGGATGCTCCACGACCGTAGCAGGGCAAATTGCCAAACGCTCCCCTGATCGCTTTGAAAACAAATTCGTGTTGCTGCAGCAGGAAATGGCCGTGGCCATGCGTCCTGGCGAACCCAACACGCTTAAGGCCGTTAACGAAGCTGTCGAGAAAAACATCAAGAATGGCGAGTTCAGCAAGCTGTTCGAAAAATGGCTGGGCTCACCCTTGCCCGAGCTGAAACAATCCTGATTGCCAAGAGCGGTTAAAAGAGTGATTAAACATGACTGACACGCAGACCACGCCTGCTGCCGATCAAACACATCGTCCCACTACGTTGGGTGGGACGATTATCAAGATCGAAGCGCTCAACAAGTGGTACGAACAGTTCCACGCCCTGACTGATATTGACCTGACCGTAGCCGCTGGCGAACGCATCGTCATTTGCGGACCATCCGGTTCCGGAAAATCCACCTTGATCCGGTGTATCAATGGGCTGGAAAAAATTCAGAAAGGACGTATTGTCGTCGATGGCATCGATCTGACAGCCAAGGCTGGCAATATCGATGCCGTGCGGCAAGAAGTCGGCATGGTGTTTCAGCAGTTCAATCTGTTTCCGCATATGACAGTGCTGCAGAATTGCATGCTGGCGCCCATGCGCTCGCGCGGTATCAGCAAGGCTGAAGCCGAAGCGCTGGCCGTAAAGTATCTGAATCGGGTCCGCATTGGCGATCAGGCCAAAAAGTATCCCAGTCAGCTTTCGGGAGGACAGCAGCAGCGCGTAGCCATTGCTCGCGCCCTGTGCATGACGCCCAAAATCATGCTGTTCGACGAGCCCACTTCGGCGCTGGATCCTGAAATGGTCAAGGAAGTGCTGGACACCATGATCGGTCTGGCCGACGACGGCATGACCATGTTGTGCGTAACGCACGAAATGGGCTTCGCACGCAGCGTGGCCGATCGTGTGATTTTCATGGCTGATGGCGGCATTATCGAGCAGGCGCCACCCGCGCAGTTCTTCAGCAGTCCCACGCATGATAAAACGCGCAGTTTCCTGGGCCAGATTCTGAATCACTAGGACGCCAGCATGTCATCACCTCAGCAGGTGTTCATTTCCCTGGGCTCTTTTGGGGCGTCCGAGGTCAGGCGTCATGGCCAGAACTGGTTTGTGCGCTTGTGTCACGATGCCGGCGCTGATGGCGTCGAGATCCGAGGGGAGTTGCTATCAGGCCATAGCGGCGAGCTGGCGGAGCTCGCGGCCAGTGTGCGAAACCTGGGCCTGAACTGTGTATATTCAAGTCCCGACATGCTGTGGGATAGCCAGGGCGGTCTGGCCGCCGCTCACCTGGAAAAAGGTCTGGCCGCAGCAACAATCCTGGGCTCGAAAGTGCTGAAGATGTCCATAGGCGGTTTCAGGGCTGATGGCGCTGCTGATGCTGTGCACCGTCTGGCTGAACGCCTGGCTGGGTACGACGTTACGCTGTTGATTGAAAATGACCAGACCGAGAGTGCGGGTTCCCTGCCCGCGCTGCAGCGTTTTTTTAGTTGTACTGATCGGGCCGGACTGGAACTGGGCATGACCTTCGATATGGGCAACTGGCACTGGAACGGCGAGTGTCCCTTGCTTGCGGCCAATGCGTTTTCCGAGCGTGTGCGCTACGTTCATTGCAAGGGCGTGCAACGTCAGCCTGCCCGATGGATTGCTGTGCCGCTGGTGGATTCCGCCGCACCGTGGCGGGCGCTATTGCGGGCCATGCCCAGTCATCTTCCCCGTGCCATTGAATACCCTCTGGTGGGCGAAAATCTGATAAACATTACACGCAGCGCTGTACAGCAGTTGCGCATTCTGGAGACTAGCTAAGTGACTCAGGAATTGGATGTCGTGACTTTCGGCGAGGCCATGATGCTGCTGGTGGCCGACCAGCCGGGCCCGCTGGAGCAAGTTCAGGGCTTTCATAAACGGACGGCGGGCGCTGAAACCAATGTGGCCATTGGCCTGGCGCGTTTGGGCGTCAAGGTGGGTTGGGCCACTCGACTGGGCGCTGATTCTATGGCGCGTTATTTGCTGGCTGCCATGGAGGGCGAGGGCATAGACTGTTCTCATGTGGTGTGCGATCCGCAACAGCGCACCGGCTTTCAGTTCAAGGGCCGGGTCACCGATGGCAGTGATCCCCCGATTGAATACCACCGCAAAGGCTCGGCGGCCAGCCAGATGCAGCCAGCCGATATCGACGAAGCGTGGTTATGCGCCGCACGCCATTTGCATAGCACCGGTGTGTTTGCCGCCATTTCCGATAATTGTTACCAGCTTGCAGCCAAGTCGATGGAGTTGATGCGGGCAGCGGGCAAAACCGTGTCTTTCGATCCGAATCTGCGCCCCACTTTGTGGTCGTCGATCAATAGCATGCGTGAAGGCATCAATGCGCTGGCGTTTTCCGCCGACTGGCTGTTTCCGGGCATAGAAGAAGGGCGCTTGTTGACTGGCCTGGATACGCCTGAAGCCATTGCGCGCTTCTACCGTGATAAGGGTGTTGCTCTTGTGGTGATCAAGCTGGGCGCCGACGGCGCGTACTTTGATTCGGGCGATGAACAAGGCTATGTGGCGGGCGTTCCAGTGCAGACGGTTGTGGATACCGTGGGTGCGGGTGACGGTTTTGCTGCAGGTGTAATCAGTGCTTTGCTTGAAGGTATTTCATTGCGCCCTGCCGTCGAGCGTGGCGCCTGGATAGGTGCGCGCGCGGTGCAGGTATTGGGTGATACCGAAGGTCTGCCTACCCGTCAGGAGCTGGAGCAGGCTGGTCTATGAATCGGAAACAGGTCCTGGTTTATCGCGAGCTTCCCGCTGAACAGCTGGCACGCATACGGCTGGAACACGATGTCGTTGTTGCCAATCCACGGATTGCCGGTCAGAAGCAGGCATTCTTTGATGCCCTGCCCAATGTGCAGGGCATGATAGGCTCCAGTTATCCGGTTGACGAGGCCTTGTTGGCGCAGGCACGCTGCCTGGAAGTGATTTCCAGCATATCGGTGGGTGTCGATAAGTTTGATCTTGCCGCTATGCAACGCCGGGGCATCGCCTTGTGCCATACGCCCGAAGTACTGACCGATACCGTTGCCGATCTGATTTTCACCATGGTGCTGGCAACCAGCCGTCGTATTCTTGAGCTGGGCCGCTATGTGCAGCAGGGGCGCTGGAAGCGCAGCATAGCCGATGAACAGTTTGGCTGGGATGTACACGGAAAGACACTGGGCATATTGGGGTATGGCCGTATCGGCCGTGCCGTGGCTCAGCGTGCTGCCCTGGGTTTTAATATGCCGGTGCTCTACCACACGCGTACTCCGGTGCCCAGCGGGCTGCCCAAGGACAAGGCGCTTGCAGCAAGCCTGCAAGAGGTGCTGGAACGGTCGGACTTTGTCGTTGTGGTGTTGCCTCTGACCGAAGAAACGCAAGGCCTGATCGGCCCCAAAGAGTTTGCCTTGATGAAGCCAGGTGCGATATTGATCAATGGCGGCCGTGGACCCGTCGTTCAGGAAGAGGCCTTACTCGATGCCCTGGATCGCGGAACGCTGCGTGCGGCCGGCCTTGATGTGTTCGAGGTCGAGCCCTTGCCCTCCGACTCGCCCCTGATTGACCACCCCAAAGTGCTGGCCTTGCCGCATGTGGGGTCGGCAACCCATGAAACTCGTTTGGCCATGTCCAGCATGGCAACCAGCAATTTGCTGCTGGCTTTGCAGGGCAAGCAGCCCTTGGCTGCCTACCTGGCCGGTACGAAAAAATAAACGGCTGTTACCGGATTGCGCAGGCCTGTTTTGCCAGCTCGGTAATGACGTTCCATTGTCGGCCCTGGACGGCTTCCGGCGGGGTTAACCACGATCCGCCCACACATTTTACGTTGGACAGGGCCAGGTATTTGGCCGCGTTGCCTGCATTGATGCCGCCCGTTGGGCAGAAGACGATATCGGGCAGCGGTCCTTGCAGCGCTTTCAGCAGCGTAACACCGCCCACAGCCTCGGCAGGGAAGAGTTTTTGCACGGTAAAGCCCTGGTCAGCCGCATACATGGATTCGGATGCCGTGGCGACGCCGGGTAGAAAGGGCAGGCCCGAGGCCTGGACCGCCGTCGCAATGTCGGCGGTAAGGCCCGGGCTGACACCAAAGCGGGCGCCTGCTTTTACCGCCGCATCCCATTGCTGGGCGTTGCGTATGGTGCCCACGCCCACCAGTGCATCGGGAACCGCCTGACTGATCAAAGTGATGGCTTGCAACGCAGCGTCTGAGCGCAGGGTGATTTCCAGGCTGCGCACACCGCCAGCCACCAGGGCCTGCGCCAGCTCGACAGCGGTGTCGATATCGTGGATGACAATAACCGGCATGACCGGGCTTTGTTCGAGCAACTCAAGAGCATTCATTTATTTCTCGTGCGGAATAAGAAGTTATGGTGTTGACAGGGCCTGGATCAGGACCGATAGGCAGCCACGGCCACCATGGCCCAGGCAATCAGGAATGCCGCGCCGCCGATTGGAGTGATGGCGCCCAGCCATTTTGTATTGGTCAGCACCAGCGCATACAAGCTGCCGCTAAAGATCAATATGCCGGCGAACATGACGCTGCCCGACAGGCTTAATAGCGGAGATGCAAAACGGCTCCCCAAGGCAGCGATGACCAGCATGCCCAGGCCGTGTATCAGCTGATACAGCACTGCAGTCTGCCACACCGACAGCATGTCGGGCGTGATCATGCGTTTCAGGCCGTGAGCGCCGAAGGCGCCGGCTCCGACACCCACGAGCAAGGTCAAGGCTGCAACAATAATCAGTTGGCGGTCAGTCATGGTTTTCCAGTGTCATCGATACAAAAAAAGGGTGCAATTCAAGCGGGTAACGGGATGCGCTGCCAAGTCATAACTTTAACCCATCGCGTATGCCTGCGATTGCCGTCCGAGCCATGCATGGTGCTATGATGAATTCAAGTCTTTTCAAATGCCTGAACGCCGCTCTGGCGGCATGCGAGGTGCATCATGGGCTGGACGACACACGAAGTCACCAACCAGGTTCCTGAGCTTGGCGACTACAATCTGTATACAAGCGACATTGCGCTGCAAGAGGGTGTCCGGCGGGAAGGCGCGCAATCACATGAAGACGCTTTGCAGCACTATGGCGAGCGCCTGGGCCGGGCGGAAACCTTTGCCATGGCGCAAGAGGCCAACCGCCATAAACCCGAACTTGAGACCTACGACAGGCTGGGCCACAGAGTTGACCGAGTCCGGTTCCATCCGTCTTGGTGCCGTTTCATGCGTATGGCGTTTTTGCAGGGCATGCACTCCAGCGCATGGTCTGCGCCCGGTAAAGGCGCGCATGTAGCGCGTGCCGCTACCTATCTGATGCATGGTCAGCTTGAAGCCGGCTCCCTGTGCCCCGTTACCATGACTTCCGCAGCCATTCCAGTGCTCAAGCAGGAATCCTGGTTCGACACCTTGGCGCCCTTGCTTTATTCATCGCGGTATGACGAGCGCGATCTGCCGCTGGTCGACAAGACATCAATGCTGATCGGCATGGGCATGACCGAGAAACAAGGCGGATCCGATTTGCGCAGCAATACAACACGCGCGGTGGCGCTGGGAACAGGCGGCCGGGGCATGCCCTATCACCTGACCGGTCACAAATGGTTTTTTTCCTCGCCGACATCAGATGCACACCTGGTGCTTGCAGGCCACGACGATGTCTTTTCATGCTTTTACGTACCTCGCTGGCTGGATGACGGGAACAGGAACAGCGTGCATATACAGCGGCTGAAGAACAAGATGGGCAATGCTTCCAATGCCAGTGCCGAAGTCGAGTTTCAGGATGCGACAGGCGTGCTGGTGGGCGAGGCCGGGCGCGGAATTGCCACGCTGGTCGAAATGGCGTCGTATACCCGTCTGGATTGCGTGCTGGGCAGCGCTGCCTTGCTGCGCCAGGGTGTGGTGCAGGCTTTGCATCATGCGCGCCATCGCGTGGCTTTTGGGCAGGCTTTGAGTGAACAGCCGTTGATGCAAAGCGTGCTGATGGATCTTAGCCTGGAAAGCGAGGCGGCCACTGTATTGGCCCTGCGTCTTGCTCGCGCGTTCGATAATGACGGTCACGATCCCCTTGAGCAGGCCTATCGCCGCATATTGACGCCGGCAGCCAAGTTCTGGATATGCAAGCGGACGATTGCGGCGCTGGGCGAGTGCATGGAGGTGTGGGGCGGCAACGGCTATATAGAAGATGCCCCCATGGCTCGGCTTTATCGCGAGGCGCCCGTCAATTCCATCTGGGAAGGGTCGGGCAATGTCATGTGCCTGGACGTGTTGCGAGGGCTCAAGCGCCACCCTGAGCTGGCCGCCGTCATGCTGGAAAGCCTGCAGCGCGATTGCGCCGACGAGCCCATGCTCAAGCAGCGTGTTGCCAGCCTGTTGTCATTGCTGACGCTGGCGGGGCCGGATCAAGAGGCCGCCGCCCGCCATATAGCCCAGGAGCTGGTCCTTCTTGTTCAGGCCAGCCTGTTGCGGCGGCATGCCCCTCCAGTCCTGGCAGATGCTTTCATCCATAGCCGCTTTCAGTTGGCCGGACGTGTGTTCGGGGCGCTGCCAACACCCCTGGCCTTGCACGCCGTTCTTGAACGCAGTTGGCCTGGGTAGCTTGTTGGTTCAGATCAGTCCAGTTGCGGCATCCGGAAAAACCAGCTGTTGCCATAAGACGCTACCCCCTATAATCGTTGCGCCGCGTAGCGGTAAGACTTTCTCTTATGCATAGACCGGAGAACGGGTGAATAGAGTAATGAATACACTGGTGCGTCGGGCGGTCGATGCCCTGATGGGTCGTCGCTGGGCTCAGCTATTGCTTGCCGTGGCCGCGCTTGCGCTGGCCGCCATGGGCTTGCTGCCCAATCTTGCCGCCGATACACAGGCGCAGGCAGGTGCTGCCGTTCAAGATGGCGCATCGTTCAAGCTTACCGGGCGCGTGGTGCGTGTGGCCGACGGCGACACCTTCAATATGCTGGTCAATGGCAAGCAAGAACGCATACGGATGTCCAGTATCGATGCGCCCGAAGTCACCAAAGATCGCGAGCGCCCCGGCCAGCCCATGGCCCAGGCCTCGCGCGATGCCTTGTCCAGGTTGATAAGCGGCAAGACGCTGACGGTGCTGTGCTTTGAACAAGACCGCTACGAACGCAATATTTGCGATGTGCCCCTGGATGATGGCATGACCGCCAATCAGAAACAGGTACAGGCAGGTATGGCCTGGGCCAATATGGAAAAACGTGGCAAGTTCATGCGCGACCCCAAGCTGCCCGGTCTGGAGCAGCAAGCCCGCAGCAAGCGCCTGGGTATCTGGCAAGATGGAAAACCAGTCCAACCCTGGGCCTGGCGTTATCAATGCTGGCAGAAGCAGCAGTGCTAGCCAGCTTGCGATCAAGCTTCAGC includes:
- a CDS encoding amino acid ABC transporter ATP-binding protein, which codes for MTDTQTTPAADQTHRPTTLGGTIIKIEALNKWYEQFHALTDIDLTVAAGERIVICGPSGSGKSTLIRCINGLEKIQKGRIVVDGIDLTAKAGNIDAVRQEVGMVFQQFNLFPHMTVLQNCMLAPMRSRGISKAEAEALAVKYLNRVRIGDQAKKYPSQLSGGQQQRVAIARALCMTPKIMLFDEPTSALDPEMVKEVLDTMIGLADDGMTMLCVTHEMGFARSVADRVIFMADGGIIEQAPPAQFFSSPTHDKTRSFLGQILNH
- a CDS encoding isovaleryl-CoA dehydrogenase codes for the protein MGWTTHEVTNQVPELGDYNLYTSDIALQEGVRREGAQSHEDALQHYGERLGRAETFAMAQEANRHKPELETYDRLGHRVDRVRFHPSWCRFMRMAFLQGMHSSAWSAPGKGAHVARAATYLMHGQLEAGSLCPVTMTSAAIPVLKQESWFDTLAPLLYSSRYDERDLPLVDKTSMLIGMGMTEKQGGSDLRSNTTRAVALGTGGRGMPYHLTGHKWFFSSPTSDAHLVLAGHDDVFSCFYVPRWLDDGNRNSVHIQRLKNKMGNASNASAEVEFQDATGVLVGEAGRGIATLVEMASYTRLDCVLGSAALLRQGVVQALHHARHRVAFGQALSEQPLMQSVLMDLSLESEAATVLALRLARAFDNDGHDPLEQAYRRILTPAAKFWICKRTIAALGECMEVWGGNGYIEDAPMARLYREAPVNSIWEGSGNVMCLDVLRGLKRHPELAAVMLESLQRDCADEPMLKQRVASLLSLLTLAGPDQEAAARHIAQELVLLVQASLLRRHAPPVLADAFIHSRFQLAGRVFGALPTPLALHAVLERSWPG
- a CDS encoding D-glycerate dehydrogenase, encoding MNRKQVLVYRELPAEQLARIRLEHDVVVANPRIAGQKQAFFDALPNVQGMIGSSYPVDEALLAQARCLEVISSISVGVDKFDLAAMQRRGIALCHTPEVLTDTVADLIFTMVLATSRRILELGRYVQQGRWKRSIADEQFGWDVHGKTLGILGYGRIGRAVAQRAALGFNMPVLYHTRTPVPSGLPKDKALAASLQEVLERSDFVVVVLPLTEETQGLIGPKEFALMKPGAILINGGRGPVVQEEALLDALDRGTLRAAGLDVFEVEPLPSDSPLIDHPKVLALPHVGSATHETRLAMSSMATSNLLLALQGKQPLAAYLAGTKK
- the eda gene encoding bifunctional 4-hydroxy-2-oxoglutarate aldolase/2-dehydro-3-deoxy-phosphogluconate aldolase — its product is MNALELLEQSPVMPVIVIHDIDTAVELAQALVAGGVRSLEITLRSDAALQAITLISQAVPDALVGVGTIRNAQQWDAAVKAGARFGVSPGLTADIATAVQASGLPFLPGVATASESMYAADQGFTVQKLFPAEAVGGVTLLKALQGPLPDIVFCPTGGINAGNAAKYLALSNVKCVGGSWLTPPEAVQGRQWNVITELAKQACAIR
- a CDS encoding sugar kinase, with protein sequence MTQELDVVTFGEAMMLLVADQPGPLEQVQGFHKRTAGAETNVAIGLARLGVKVGWATRLGADSMARYLLAAMEGEGIDCSHVVCDPQQRTGFQFKGRVTDGSDPPIEYHRKGSAASQMQPADIDEAWLCAARHLHSTGVFAAISDNCYQLAAKSMELMRAAGKTVSFDPNLRPTLWSSINSMREGINALAFSADWLFPGIEEGRLLTGLDTPEAIARFYRDKGVALVVIKLGADGAYFDSGDEQGYVAGVPVQTVVDTVGAGDGFAAGVISALLEGISLRPAVERGAWIGARAVQVLGDTEGLPTRQELEQAGL
- a CDS encoding amino acid ABC transporter permease, yielding MNYTFQFGPVFDAWPLLLHGTWMTVQLSFMAMLLGLLLAVVCAWGKTAGPAPVRWLINIYIEVIRNTPFLIQLFFFFFALPAAGVRWSPYTAALVAMVFNLGAYATEIVRAGIESIPKGQIEAGLALNLSRLEVFRFVVLKPALKAIYPALTSQFILLMLASSVVSVISADDLTSVAANLQSETFRSFEIYIVVTGIYLLLTLAFTFVFRLAYQWSLNYPDRR
- a CDS encoding thermonuclease family protein, producing MNTLVRRAVDALMGRRWAQLLLAVAALALAAMGLLPNLAADTQAQAGAAVQDGASFKLTGRVVRVADGDTFNMLVNGKQERIRMSSIDAPEVTKDRERPGQPMAQASRDALSRLISGKTLTVLCFEQDRYERNICDVPLDDGMTANQKQVQAGMAWANMEKRGKFMRDPKLPGLEQQARSKRLGIWQDGKPVQPWAWRYQCWQKQQC
- a CDS encoding DUF423 domain-containing protein, coding for MTDRQLIIVAALTLLVGVGAGAFGAHGLKRMITPDMLSVWQTAVLYQLIHGLGMLVIAALGSRFASPLLSLSGSVMFAGILIFSGSLYALVLTNTKWLGAITPIGGAAFLIAWAMVAVAAYRS
- a CDS encoding transporter substrate-binding domain-containing protein, coding for MFLTKKIRSVAGAALLATCTVFALGSSAAVAETIDEVKEKGELTVGMLVDFPPYGILNTENKPDGYDADVARQLAKELGVKVNIVPVTGPNRIPFLLTNKVDLLVASLAITPERAKQVQFSDPYSAAQIVVFGGKDTKIAKAEDLSGLRIGVARASTQDIAVTKISPKDANIRRFDDDASAMQALLSGQVDAIGCSTTVAGQIAKRSPDRFENKFVLLQQEMAVAMRPGEPNTLKAVNEAVEKNIKNGEFSKLFEKWLGSPLPELKQS
- a CDS encoding sugar phosphate isomerase/epimerase; its protein translation is MSSPQQVFISLGSFGASEVRRHGQNWFVRLCHDAGADGVEIRGELLSGHSGELAELAASVRNLGLNCVYSSPDMLWDSQGGLAAAHLEKGLAAATILGSKVLKMSIGGFRADGAADAVHRLAERLAGYDVTLLIENDQTESAGSLPALQRFFSCTDRAGLELGMTFDMGNWHWNGECPLLAANAFSERVRYVHCKGVQRQPARWIAVPLVDSAAPWRALLRAMPSHLPRAIEYPLVGENLINITRSAVQQLRILETS
- a CDS encoding amino acid ABC transporter permease, with the translated sequence MRTFGYSDFWFILEAAQWTIALSLMAFVGGGIVGLIIALSRTSESKLAQALSMGFIQLFRGTPLLLQLFLVFFGAPVIGLDINPWFAAAVALTLNSGAFLGEIWRGCIQAIPSGQWEAAEALGLNYRHKMRDVVLPQALKIAVPPTVGYLVQIVKGTSLAAIIGFTELTRAGQIINNATFQPMMVFTVVAIIYFFLCWPLSMLASYMERRLALSLAR